One genomic segment of Arachis duranensis cultivar V14167 chromosome 4, aradu.V14167.gnm2.J7QH, whole genome shotgun sequence includes these proteins:
- the LOC107485623 gene encoding uncharacterized protein LOC107485623: MDGRVALVPWADMLNHSCDVDTFLDYDNLSKGIVFTTDRPYQPGEQVFISYGKKSNGELLLSYGFVPREGANSCDSIELSVSLKKSDKSYKEKLELLKKYGLSGSQCFPIQITGWPLELMAYAYLAVSPPNM; the protein is encoded by the exons ATGGACGGAAGGGTTGCCTTGGTTCCTTGGGCAGATATGTTGAATCATAGTTGTGAT GTGGATACCTTTTTGGATTATGATAATTTATCAAAGGGAATTGTCTTTACTACAGATCGGCCGTATCAACCAGGTGAGCAG GTGTTCATTTCATAtggaaaaaaatcaaatggggaGCTTCTATTATCGTATGGGTTTGTTCCAAGGGAAGGCGCCAATTCTTGTGATTCAATTGAGTTGTCAGTGTCACTCAAGAAATCTGATAAATCCTACAAGGAGAAATTAGAACTCTTGAAAAAGTATGGATTATCAGG ATCTCAATGTTTTCCAATACAGATTACTGGTTGGCCATTGGAGTTAATGGCTTATGCTTATTTAGCTGTTAGTCCTCCAAACATGTGA